In a genomic window of Spirosoma agri:
- a CDS encoding ABC transporter substrate-binding protein, which yields MNTQIRVALDRTPNTNHTGFYVALANGSYKEAGLDVEFISPDQDDYQLMPARRLAQNKCELAITPSESVISYQTNGTPLIAVATVLARDISAIVTLRDSGIERPQQLDGKVYASYGARYEEDIIRQLIQNDEGRGQFVSHKSSWSGIWKSLLTREVDAAWFWLTWEGVRADIEGVDLNQFLFDDYDIPYGYNPLLTAHKDWVDTNPDALRRFLNATAAGFRFAVKKPDEAARMLIKTANHPALISKNFVEQSQQMVSCYYLDGEGNWGYMHRSVWLSFVNWMIRNRMLTDRTGELIQQMDPDTLFTNEFLENVSATIRL from the coding sequence ATGAATACACAGATTCGTGTGGCGCTTGATCGAACGCCTAACACCAACCACACCGGATTTTACGTTGCTCTGGCCAATGGATCCTATAAAGAGGCCGGGCTCGATGTTGAGTTTATTTCTCCGGATCAGGATGATTACCAGTTGATGCCCGCCCGTCGACTGGCACAGAACAAGTGTGAATTAGCGATTACGCCCTCCGAAAGCGTGATCAGTTACCAGACCAATGGTACGCCCTTGATCGCCGTAGCAACCGTACTGGCCCGCGATATCAGCGCGATCGTGACCCTGCGGGATAGCGGCATTGAGCGACCACAGCAATTAGACGGAAAAGTGTATGCGTCGTATGGCGCGCGGTACGAGGAAGATATTATTCGTCAGCTGATTCAGAACGACGAGGGACGGGGTCAATTCGTATCGCACAAATCGAGCTGGTCAGGTATCTGGAAATCCTTACTGACGCGTGAGGTCGATGCCGCTTGGTTCTGGCTAACCTGGGAAGGTGTCCGCGCTGATATTGAGGGTGTTGACCTGAACCAGTTTCTATTTGACGATTACGACATTCCGTATGGTTACAATCCATTGTTAACCGCTCATAAGGACTGGGTCGATACCAATCCGGATGCGTTACGCCGGTTTCTGAATGCAACCGCTGCCGGTTTTCGCTTTGCCGTCAAAAAACCTGACGAAGCGGCCCGTATGCTGATCAAAACGGCCAATCATCCGGCGCTAATCAGTAAAAACTTCGTAGAACAAAGCCAGCAAATGGTCTCATGCTATTACCTGGACGGTGAAGGAAACTGGGGATACATGCACCGGAGTGTGTGGTTGTCCTTCGTGAACTGGATGATTCGCAACCGCATGCTAACCGATCGAACCGGTGAACTGATTCAGCAAATGGACCCCGATACGCTGTTCACCAATGAGTTCCTGGAAAACGTTTCTGCAACTATTCGTCTTTGA